The Enhydrobacter sp. sequence GGACGGCTCCATATTTTTGTTGGCGCACGGGGTTGGGGGCCCGATGTTGGACTGTTTCCGACGGTGGCAACTTGCCCTGCTGCTCTTCGGCCTGACCGCCAGCATGGCGGTGCCTGCCCGCGCAGACTCACCTTTGACAGCCCGAGGACTGGCCGCCTACTCGGCCGGCCGATACACGGAGGCATTGGACGACTGGCAGCGCGCAGCGCAGGCCGGGGATGGGCAGGCCGCGCTGTATGCCGGATTGCTGAACGATCTCGGACGCGGCGTGCCGCGAGACCTGAACGCGGCACGGACATGGTACGAACGCGCGGCGGCGCTGGGCAATTCGACTGCGATGTTCAATATCGGCGTCCTCTACGATTCCGGCATCGGCGTGCCCTGCGATCGCGTCGTCGCCGCCGATTGGTATCGGAAAGCTGCCGCCCACGGAGTCGGGCGTGCCGCCTATGCGCTTGGGCTCATGTACGAGGCCGGTGACGGCGTGCCTCACGATCGATCGCAAGCGACGCGGTATTTCCGGCTGGCGCTGGCGAGCGGTATCACGGCCGCACGTCCCCACCTTGGATCGCTCGGCAATTCGAGCGAAAGGGTCGGCAACGACAAGGTCGCCGACAGAGAACCGCCGAAAGACGGCGCGGTCGAGGACTTCAACCGCGCGCAGGAGCTGTTGCTCGAGAGCACGCCCGAGGCGCTGTCAGCGGCGATCGCCTTGCTTCGACAGGCGGCGGACAAAGGCGACCCGGCGGCTGCATACAATCTCGGCTATTGCTACGAGAACGGCATCGGCACCGAGGTCGATCGGCAGCAGGCGTTTACCTGGTACAAGCGCGCGGCCCGATCGCCGACATTCACGGTACGGCACGCGGCCCTGGCGGCCATGGAAAAACTCGCCGCTGGCTCGGGT is a genomic window containing:
- a CDS encoding tetratricopeptide repeat protein — protein: MKVVAGLHSACSPAKDGSIFLLAHGVGGPMLDCFRRWQLALLLFGLTASMAVPARADSPLTARGLAAYSAGRYTEALDDWQRAAQAGDGQAALYAGLLNDLGRGVPRDLNAARTWYERAAALGNSTAMFNIGVLYDSGIGVPCDRVVAADWYRKAAAHGVGRAAYALGLMYEAGDGVPHDRSQATRYFRLALASGITAARPHLGSLGNSSERVGNDKVADREPPKDGAVEDFNRAQELLLESTPEALSAAIALLRQAADKGDPAAAYNLGYCYENGIGTEVDRQQAFTWYKRAARSPTFTVRHAALAAMEKLAAGSGPSELQESQSAVATSGPVP